The genomic DNA ACATAAACCCTTTCTCCATTCTCCAACGACCCATTTCCTCTGATCTCATCGTTCTTGATTCTACAAACAGCACTTTCTACACTGTCCAATTACCCATTTCCCAAggttcgttttttttttgttttctgggGTGtgataaagttttgatttttttgttgggtttttaattatttctattttgtttgtgtttttgtgttGCAGAAAGTGTTTTCAAGAGGTTTTCTGGAAATGGGTCACCTGGATATGAAGATGGTGATGTGGGTTTAGCTAGGTTTGATAAACCTAGAAGCTTTGCTGTTGATTTTAGAGGGAATGTGTATGTTGCTGATAGGGTTAACAAGGTGATAAGGAAAATCAGTACTAATGGTATGTTTTGGTTCCATCTTGTTTGTGTTGATTGTTTTTGCATATAAAGTTTCAGTCTTTAGGTTTATGAAATTGGTTTGGAATGGAAATTGTGTTAGTTAGTTCTATTTCGGATGCATAGTTGCATATGGGAAGAGAGAGATGTGTTGAAGTGATAAGTAACCTCAAATTTTTCTTAGATGAATGAGAATTAGTCTCGAGTGAATATGCAAATTGGTCCTCGAATTAAACAAAATACATCATTGAAATTGTAAGTCAAATTAGCGATTCGTTAACTTGTACCAGGAGGGACTATGACATGACACATTTACTGAATACGGGACCCCTTTATGCTGATCCCACATCAATGCGACCACACCATGAAGTAATTTGcatgtgaaattaaggttttctAGGGATTAATTTTGCCAATAGTTAGTCCATGCACAATTGCAGTTATGCATCGACTAATCCTCAAATTGACCTAACATGTCGGATCAACATTTCTAGTTGACGTGTCACACCATAGCTTCTAACAACAAATGGCAACAAAGTGACCATTTCGAATGCCGTTCTACAATTTCCGCGATGTATTTACCAATTCGTAAAAGTGAGGGACTATTTTGACTGATGTTTACAATTTCGAGGAATAATTTGCTTAACCAATAAATTAGTCTCAAGCTCAGAATTTATCGTTGTTGCGATGGTGAATCCAAGTATTTCTAGTGTTTTGACCGAGCGCTAGACACTTATCCCTTGAGGCATGTCTCCCACCAGTCAGGGACGGATCCAGAAACCAATCGGACGGGAGGCTGTTTTCTTTtaacaataacaaatatatatatatatatatatatattttgttttgtggtCGAAGTGGCATACATCACTTAAAACTTAGACATACAATTGTGATGTCCTAGATTCAAACTAAAACGAATATGTCAAAAGCCTACTCAAAGagaaagattttatttttagaaaagagaaaatttgaTAACATTTTCACTAAATTAGTCGGTTAATTTCATTGTAATACACTACATTAGCCTTGATAAATTATCTTGCTGCTATATGTCAACAAATTCTTACGTTGTTAGCATGAATAATTGAAACTATCTACTAACTAATAATCGTACCATTCCTATGATCAAGCCAAACATCCATGGTATATTAGAGTATATATGTGGGGGTGGGGGGGTTGGAGCCCCTGCTTGCCCCCCCTTCAATCTGTCCCTGGGTGCCACCAGTTGATGTTCTATATGCACATGTTTGATATCAGTCTCTTTACCACATGCTTAAGAGTTAAGACACTCAGTTAACTTGGGGTGTCGATCTTTCTAAATTTTAAGATGGCTGATAGATATATTTTATAAGCAAATAATGCAAATAATAATGAACATCCCTTTTGTCTATTTTGGTCTTTGACTAGGTGTCACCACAATTGCTGGTGGGTCTTCCGAAAAGTCAAGCATCAAGGATGGACCAGCACAAAATGCATCATTTTCAAATGATTTCGAGCTAACATTCATTCCGGCCCTGTGTGCCTTACTGGTGTCGGATCATATGCACCAGTTGGTCCATCAGATTAATTTGAAGGAGGAAGACTGTACCCTTGGATCTAAATCTGGtgagaattttgaatttgaggCATATTATAATATGAACTTTTCCTTTTCACGTTTTTTAATTTACTATTCTTATTCGGTTAAAGCAATTGCAAATGAGTTTTTTCTGCACAAATTAATAATTCGTAGAATGAACATTTGATTAAATCCATCATTGTACCGGTTGATTGATTgcattgtaaaattttaattttgcagaGTCACAACTTTCAAGTTTGAAAATCCATCTTTGAAATTAATATcatattgataaaaatatcataGTAGGTGATGCTTAAACAATCAAATGTCTGAATTTTCTAAATTTAGCATGCAAGATCAACATAACAGCTTAAACAATCAAATATCTGAATTTTCTAAATTTAGCATGCAAGATCAACATAACAATCACATATAATTTAGTGACTACTTgatctaaataaattttaataaggGATGTTTAAGTTTTGCACTACTGTCTTGTTCATCCTAAACCAGAATAGAATTGTATAATTGCTTGAGTGAACGCACAAACATATATTAACTGCAGTATTATTTCTTCTATTACATCCTCCATCTTAATCTTTGAAAAGATAAGATTATTAAACGACTGCTATGACACTTGTTATAATGAAAATGCTATCTGTTTTAAACAGCGCTTGGTGCAGTTATGACATGGACTCTAGGGTTAGGACTATCTTGTATACTCGGCCTAGTGATTGGCATTGTGATCCGCCCTTACATCATCCCTCATGTAAGTTACTCTCAGTTCTTATGAAGATTTTATGTGGCAAACATGTTTACTTCCATCAATTCTAATTGAACTATGAAGACAGGAACACACCAGCCGTTGCCATTTCACCGCGACATGGAAGCATTGCCAAACCAATCTGGTGAAGCTAGTACCGACACTCTACTCCGGCATCAAAAGCGCAGTTGCTAGCTGCGGTTGCTCCTCGGTTTTCACGGTCGCAGTGAGACTTTGGGAATTGAGTCTTTCTCTTCTTGTTCTCATGTTTAATATTGACTTCGTTTCTCCAAGGCGGCCGCACTTGGAGTCCGTGTCTTTGCTAGATTTAGATGCTTACAATAGTGGTGAGATATCAAAGTCAAGTAAGTATTTTGACCAATTGAAGGATTTGATGAGTTTTGATGAACACCTAATGGATTCAACCAAGGAAGCCTTAAACCAAGGAAAGGGTACCGGTGTTAGGATCGGACCTAAAGATAGTAACATTCTTCATCAAGAATCATCTGTTTCTAATTTGGGAATTGTGAAGAGGAGATGAAGTTTGTACTTGTATGATGGTACTGTTTTATGTAAATAGTATGCAAATATTTTGTCATCTAAACATTATCTTTATGTTAACAACCTCAAAAGGCGACAATTTTCACATTGCACTTTCTTCCAACCATAAAATAGTATCATTATGAGATTATTAAATTGCATGGTTAAATCCTAAACTGTTACCAAGATTCTAGAACTAGCTAAACAGACTATCTGGGCCGTTTTGGGTAGGCTTAAATCGGGTTATGAgttttgaaaattgcttttttgacataggaaacttcctattgacacaagtaatttaCTAAAAAGCTCCAAGTGGTAGTTAACAATCGTTGGATGATGCGCCGGAAGTTAACTGTCGCTGGGACTCAACGTTGTTAACTGCCGTTGCTTTTTTCCCTCCAAAACCAGAAAACCCCTACCTCTCctattcactcatcaccttaccCCACCATTACCATACCTAAAAAAATCCCATTTCAAAATTGTGTCAAAATCTTGCTTCCAAATCATTGCTGATCGATTGCTAAGACGTTTCTACACACAATATGCATCAAAGAACATGTATTACAACGTTAAAATCCATtacatttgattgatttttctgttttttttttttgtactgtCACGAGCTgtagcggcagttaactatcgctGAGTGtgcccaaattttttttttttcaattttttttcctttttttttttttgtttgtttatgttattatatatgatattagatacatgtttattaattattttacaaattatatgttgtttatttatagataCAATTGAGAATGCGGATGATGATCCAGGTGATCGAAAACGTAGTATTGTCGATTCCGTTAAGGTTGAAGCTCCCATTAAGGTCGAAGCTTCCGTGAAGGTTGAAGCTTCCGTTAAAGTAGAGGCTTCAAGCGTCAATTCTGATGTGTGTAAACTTCGTGACAACGAAGTGGACACGGCTCATTTCTTTTCGACACGAGATACATGGAAAGATAAAGAGGAATTGCTCGGTTGGGTCCGTCGACAAGCAAATAGGACTGGATTTACGGTCATCATTAGAAGATCTTGTGAAGGTTGAAATGCTATGTTGGAGTTGGTTTGTGAATGGAGCGGCAAGCACAAATTACCGAAGACAAAAGTGAAGCATGAAACAACAGGATCAAGAAAATGTGAGTGTGAACGGACAAATTTCTTGGGCTAAACCAGTGCAGACTGCACTGGTTCTGTTAACTGGTGtgaacggcagttaactgccgctggattCTAGCGGTTGTTAACTGTCGGCGTTTAGGCtaacggttgttaactgccaCTGGGGGGCAATTATGtaaattacttgtgtcaataggaagtttcctatgtcaaaaaataaattttcatgagtttttttgaaaatcatGTTTGATGGTTGGTCAATAAGCCTCTTAAAATTACTCagatttttgaaaaaagttgaTTGAATGTTACGACCCGATCAAGGTTTACACACAAAATATTATTCGAAACTTATGACTCGATCAGTTGAGCAGTTTGAGGGGCCTGCGAAGCAACCATTATAATGTCTTAGCTTGGGTTTATACTAGCTGTGGGTTTAGAGAGTTGGCTAGTCATATAatgtctttacttttttttttgaaagaatataatGTCTTTAAATAATCTTTAAGTTAGTCATATAATatctttatttaaaataatcttttaagttattcgttgagataaaataataataacaacaataatgatGGTTAAAAAGATATTTCGTTTTTAGATGTCAATTTTACAAATTTGGAAGCTACTCTCTCAGTTCTTTTTTTAGTATCATTgagtataaattttatgttttttgccgttttgatgttttaaaggTACATTTATCTATTATAGCTTTTCTCGTTTCTCTAAAACTAATCAATTCTATACATTTGgaaaattcaagtttttttttttttatacaaagtttgttttttattatgtgtAAATTTAAACTTTCATGAAACAAAtctttgttacatttttttttgaaagaaaaactttGTTACATATAATGTTTATTATGGGAGAAAGAATAACACATCAAATTTACCCGAAAGAGAGAATgtgcagaagaagaaaaaatcaacGGATTAAATGAGGgtataataaaaagaaatttaaaaaatacactttCTTAATTTGAGTGTAGTATTATAAAACGAAATATCAAAATGAAGGAGGAAATACTATTTAAAGAGATTTTCTATTTCATATGTTTTatacaacacttttttttttttgtcagacaGTCTAAAATGAaggtggctagaattcaccttataaggtgaataagtgaggtgttcgggattcgaaccccgacccttgcatataataatgcattgtcctaccaactgagttatgctcacgatACTTATACAACGCACTCTAAATTCAAAATGAATGGTTTTGAGAGAATAAAAGTCTGAACAAGTTATGTTGGCTACTAATTTacgttaaatttattttttattttgttaaaagattaaattgatactttcaaaagttataaaaaaaaaaaaacgaaaattatTCTATGAAAAACGTTTTCATCTCAGAAGTGTATCTCTATTAGTACAAAGTTTTAAACATTAAAACCAGCCAAAGAAACCGATGTGAGTTGCAACatagtttataatattatgttttACATTGTATGCATACTAAATGAAGACTCAGTTACAAAACTCCCAAAAATAAACTCCATTTAATCCACTATTTAACCAAGTACATAGATGAACATTTTCATTGAACAAGgaaacaaattatataaaacacattttttttttttttttataaatctcaTGGCAAGATCTAACATTTATATTGTTTTGGTGGCTTTCTTTTTCACTACAGCACTAGCTTCACTCAACTCGCCTGAAAAAAGATTTTTGCATGATTGTATATCAATTATTGGAGACGAATGTGGAAACCAATTTTTTAGCAAATTGTTCACTCGTGATAAGATTACAATTTCTAGAGATTGTTGCTATAAGGTTATTCAAATGGGTTATTCTTGTCACGTCAAAATGGCcgtattttttttggaaactgATCCAGTGTTAAGAAATGCAGATCGGATTGAGTATCTTTCCAAGAGTGATCATATTTACGAGAAGTGTGATCGTGTTACTCAACCTGAAGACTCTAAATTTCTAGCTAAGTGCGTACAAAAAATTGGCTCTGATTGTGGAGAACAAATAGTTGCCAAGTTATTTACTGATGTAGGGAGCGTAAATAGACAATGCTGtgaaaatcttatgaaaatgggtgaaaaatgtcatatGAATATGGCGAAAGCTTTGATTCGTACACCGGCAATGAGGAGTATTGATGCACCTGATTTTCTACGGAAGAACAAGAAATTATTTGATGATTGCAAAGATATGGAATAAAAAATCTTTATGTAACTGGAGAAATTTGTTCATTATAGAACATGAGAAAACTAAATGCATTCTATTTACATCTTTTTAGTTTGCTTCATTTAACGCTCTTGTAGGTTgcctatgattttattttataacaaaggAAAGGAAAGAAGCTTTTGTGCAAATGAAAACACAATTGTTCTTTCATTAGGCTTAATcgcatttttcaatttgattGTATCAAGTGCAAACTTAAATTATGTGAAAGCAAACAAACAACTtccataaaaatattcatattttgtgACTCAAGGTTACAAATGAACCAAGCAACATAAAACCATTATaagaaccaaaagaaaaaaaatcataaaaccaaACTATATGCAACCATTGTTTTATTGCCAATCAAACTTCTTTTATCCTTTCCTATCAAATTAAATTGTATGTTAGATTTTTATAAGCTATGACATCATATCTTTTTATCTTGACAAAATAGCACACTCATTGAATTTATTATCTGAAACTTTTGCAGAATTGAAACCACGAAAGCCTTAGGATCCTGGTTAGAACTTAGAAACATGTACCTATTTCTTAGGCATATTTCAGTGACATATTTAAGTGTCAAAGTCTGCTTTTTCTAATGAGTATATTGTGTTCtcatggtttttttattttttattttttatatacatcCTTTCTATTAACACTCTGAGCATCAACAATGGAGACCCTCACATTTGAGGTCTTAAACGGTTCACACATGGATacatcacttttttattattttttaataatagtacctaataggtactcaaCCACTCCAATAGAGATCCTCTATTAAAAGGTCTAAATGAGTTCCACtaataactatttattaataaaaagcaacaaaagcaattcaaataatgattatttaatCAATAACTATTTGTGTTATAAGTATAACATTTTAGACAATACCATGGTGGCGATTGAAATTGTTCACCATATGAAGGCAAAGGCTACAGGAAGGAGTGGGGATGTTGCACTTAAGTTCGAAATTAGTAAAGCTTATGATAGGTTAGATTGGGACTATCTACAAGATATCATGATTCAAATGGGTTTCTCATCTCGATGGGTTAGCTGGATTATGCTTTGTGTTGAGACGGTTGATTACTCCGTCTTGGTTAATGCAGCATCGGTGGGTTCTATTGTACCAGGTTCCGGCCTTCGTCAGAGTGATCTCCTTTCACCTTATTTGTTCATCATTTATGCTGAAATCAGTATAATATTACTATTTGGTCAAATTATAACCCGTTCTTTTTTGTGGTAATATAATccataatttattgaataaaggaataaatcattaatatcaaccaaaaatttgaaataaataaatcctAAATATctaagttaaatttatcatgAGTGCGTGTTTATAATCAAAAGAATGaacttatatgataaaaaaaaaaaaaaaaaaaacttcatttgtACATGTTTCATGAAGTCTGTGCCACATTAACAAAACTTAACTCTCAtaatgagtaattttttttttggttacaaggcTAATAAAAACAGAAAGAAGACGACataaactaaaaagaaaaaaaaaatagtaactaaCGCCTCAAAAAGAGCGTTCCTAATTCATCCGACTGCAGCAAAGGAAGGAGCTCCTCTGGAGGGTGGGCGTGAATTAACAGTTCAACATCATTAGAAGCACCAATCTTAGCCATGAAATCTGCACACTGATTACCTTCTCTGAGTGAATGATGAAGAGAGTAATTTCTAGAAGTGATGAGGTCCTTGATGTTCTGAATTAGCACAACATAGACATGATAATGATTTAATTCATGCATGATGAGATTGACAGTAAGAAGAGAATCTGAGTAGCATGCCAATTCGTTGTAATTCAGACCGGTTGCTAATAGCAGACCCTGATAGAGTGCTATAAGCTCCGCGACAAGGATGTATTCGAAGTGATGAATGCGGCCTGAGAATGCAGAGATGAAGCTCCCTTCATGAGTTCTAAGGATACCGCCATAACCAGATCGGATGGGGGCACCACTACTGCTACCGTCCACGTTCAATATGGTGCAatgatgattgttgttgttccAACGGATGTATCTGTCCTAAGTAGGCGCAGTTACGGTGACATGGAAGGCCGACTTGATAGTTTCAGCTAAAGCATGAATATTGTAGCACAGATAAGTTGGAGATAATGTTTCATTCCCAATACACATGTGATTTCAATGCCTCCAAATCCACCATAATCCAGATAGAAAAAGAATAGACCGAGAGGAAGAAGCTCCATCCTTTAACCATTCTTGGACCGAGTTTGTAGAGAAGAATTTCGGTGatgaaaaaccaatttttttccaaataatCATGGAAAATTTACAGTCTCTCAtgcaatgaaaaaaatattcatcatgTTCACCACATCTCGAACAAGTAGGCGAAAGTGCCATATTCCTGTAATTTAGCAAGGTTAGCGTGGGAACAGCTTCATGGCAAGCTAACCAAAGTAGAAATTTGAATTTCTCCGGAACTTTGAGACTCCAAATCCAGGTCCAAGAAACATTTTGGTGGTTGTGAGGTGCATTGTGAGAGATTAACCAGTTGTATCCACTTTTGGCAGAGTAAATACCGGTTTTGTTTTGAGGCCAGATGAAAGCATCCGCAATAGACGGATTAAAAAGAAGCCTTGTGTTGTTAATTATGTCTGCTAAGTGGGAGGGGAGAATGGTGTAGAGAGATTGAGTGTGATTACCGTCATTGGTGATTACATCATGTATGGTGAGGTGAATATCATGAATATCGACATAAGGACCCTGAGGACCAAGACAACCAAGCCGACTCCAGTTGCTATACGAAAAGGAGGAGCTTCCTGAACCTGCTCTCCAAGCGTATCCGTCTTTTAGCATATCTTTAGCACGGATTATTGAAGACCAAGTAGAAGAACTATTACGATGAGTTGAAGCATTATAAAGAAAATCGGTTCCACCCGCATAATTGCTAGAAAGGAGGTTTACCCATAATTTATCATTGTTTTGCACCAAGTTCCAAACAAGTTTACCAAGAAGGCTTGTGTTTGCTTCTCTAGCTGCTCTAATGCCCAGTCCCCTAGATTGCTTCGGGCTAGCAACTTTGTTCCAATTAACCAGATGCACACCTCTGTTATTATTACCTCTCCAAATAAAATTGCGAGTTGTTTGATCAATGCTATCACATATGTTTTGGGGGAGCCAATTAATCTGCATATAATATGTTGGAATAAATGATAAGACCGAAGAAGCAAGAGTTAGTCTACCTGCTTTGTTGAGGAGTTTGCCTTTCCAGGAAGCCAACCTATTCTGCATTTTCtcaatgataaaaacaaaatcgCTTCTTTTTGGGCGCCCCTTGAGGATAGGGAAGCCAAGGTAATTTATCTAGAGAAGTAGTACTGCGAATTCCAGAGATAGAAATGAGCTTGTGAATCTTAGCCTGAGGAGTCCCTGAAGAGAAAAAGGCTCTGGATTTggacaaattaatttttaaaccTAAAGCCTTGCTGAAACCATCAAACAAGTCGAATACAACTCGGAATTGGGAGCTTTTAGCCTTAGTAAAAAGAAGAACATCATCCGCAAAAAGAAGGTGTGAAAGATATGACCCGATATTATTGATACAGATTGATTCCCACCTTCTCTGACTGATAGCATTGTTAATGGCGATAGAGAGCTTTTCCATACACAGTATGAAAAGGTAAGGAGAGAGAGGGTCACCCTGGCGAAGACCATGAGATGGCTTAAATTGAGGAAGCTTGTTTCCATTCCATAGAATTGAGAAAGTAGATGAAGTGACACAATGCATAATGAGCTTGCTGGTAATTTCTGGGAAGCCAAAATCATGCAGACAATTTCTAAGAAACTCCCAATGGACATTATCAAAGGCATTTTCAAGGTCCAGTTTAAAGGCCACAAACCCtttcttctttttagattttctcaTAAAGTGAACAATTTCCTATAAAACAATTGAATAGTCAGTTGTTCCCCTACCAGTTAGAAAACTACTTTGGTAGGGGCCAATAATAACATTGAGTAACGGTCTGAGACGGTGAACCAAGACTTTGGTGATGAGCTTGTACACAATGTTGCAAATGATAATGGGTCTAAAGTCTTTAAATGTGTTGGGGGGGGGGGTCGGTTTTGGGAATGAGGGCAATGAGTGTGTCAGATATTTGTCGGTCAAAGGTACCAGTTTGGAAAGCAGTTTGAACCATATGAAAAATGTCATCTCCAATAATGTGCCAATATTGCTTAAAAAAGATACATTGGAAGCCATCTGGACCTGGTGCTTTATAAGATTTCATGGTATTGAGGGCGGCTAAGACTTCACTTTTTGTGACAGGTTTAAGGAGGGAGGCCGCACCTTGCTCATCAATGGTGGGGTGGTTGCCAATGTTATAGCTATGGTTATGGGGGGGCtgatttttggtgaaaaaatctTTGAAATAATTATGAGCTTCATCTTGGAGAATGTCACTATCTGTGGTCCTGAAACCATTAGGTAGTTGAAGGctgtgaattttatttttctttctacgAATGATGGTATGTGTATGGAAGTAAGAGCTGTTCTTGTCACCAAATTTCACCCACATTTCTCTGGATTTTTGATACCAAAGCATCTCTTCCTGAACCAGAATATGATTGTATTCTTGTTGAAGCTGCTTTTCAAGAAGAGTGTGTCTTAGAGAGTCCACTCTTTCAAGATAATTTTGGACACCTTTGAGCCTGCTTTCCAcatgtttctttcttttaaaaatattgccAAAGACTTCATGGTTAAAAATAATGGAGTTGTCTTTGACACTATTGAGAGCATTCATGGTGTTGTGATTAGAGGAGCTCCAAGAGTTCCTTACCAGGTTCTCATAATCTTTATGGTCAATCCAAGCAGCTTCAAAACGAAAAGGTCTAGGCCCTCTTGCTAAAGGGAGGCCCCCAATACGGAGAAGGGGAGGATTGTGATCAGAGTGGAGCCTACAAAGCACTTCCACGAAGGCTTCGGTGAATGACATGCGCCAGTCAATATTAGCTAGACCTCGGTCGAGCTTTTTGGAAAGAATTCTAATGCCATTATTGTTACGATGCCATGTATAACGGCCTCCTGTTGTAGTGATGTCAAGCAGGTTGCAGTTATTCATAAAAGTAGAAAAAAGAGCGGCTCTATTATGCTGGAAAATGCCTCCTCTTTGATCACTAGGGAGAAGAGTTTCGTTGAAATCACCAATAAGTAACCAAGGACCATTGATGGAGCGGCTGGTGGTTGTAAGATGATTCCAGAAGTTAGTGCGCATGGTGGGATTGGGACTAGCATACACACAAGTGCAATTGATGGATGCAGAGCCTCGACTTATAGTGAAGGTGATAGAGTACTGATTGTAATCAAGAACGAAGGAAGTAGTTGTAGAAGCTGTGTGGATCAGAAGCCAGATTTCTCCAGAGTGGCCATTTGCTTCAATGATGTGAACAGGAGTATAACCATTATTATACCAGAATGAAGATCTCTTTGCATAAGGAGAGTGGGTTTCATAGATAGCTAAGTAAGTGGGATGATATTTTCTCAGTAAATCTTTCAGCTGCCTTCTTGCATTATTGTTTTGAGCCCCTCTAATATTCCAAGAGTGGATTGAAGTATCGAGAAGAGCttccataaaaataatgaagataGGTAGAACACCggagaaaaaaaactaagtaatcATGTCCTCCTTGCTGTCGATGGAGGTCTCATGACATTCATTAGTTACTGATGTATTCACATTCATATTGTCAAGGTTTTCTTGGCTGACCATAGCGTCATCTTGCAAATCATGTGTGGAAAGGTCGATTGAATTCAAAGAATTCTCTTTACTGAAAGTTCCAGGGAGTTGTGAAATAATAGAAGTGGGGATGGCAGTTTCGTGGTTTGTCTTGTGATGGGGGTAGTCAAAATTGGTTTGTTGGTGGGTGAAGGTGGGGCCTGTATGTTTTTTGGCTGGCTTTTTGTAATGGGGCAAGGCACATCTAGTGTGACTCTTTCTAGGATAGGGTCTTTAAGGTTAAACTTTTTCTGATGTGTGGGATCGGTGGTAAAGCTTTTAGGAGTGAGAGAGAGTTGCAATGATTGAATCATCATTGTCCTCATTATTTCGGCGGCGCTTCAGTTCTGTTAAGGTTTTGGGATCGCGTGTTGCGTCATAAGGAATAGGTCTAGGAGGATGGCTTTTAATTTTGGTTTGGTGGGTCATGTTATTCAGCACAGAAAATCTGTTAGCTTTGGAATTATTGGCTTGCTTTGAGTAGTTTGACTGTTGGCTATTGGTAAACTTTTTTCgagttaatggtgttttaccccctgtaatatatgtcatttttggttttccctcctgtaaaatatttttttttgatttacccccttataaaaaaaaatttgaaatacccccctaataggtcataaaaaaacgactttatttttttttcagaattttttcgtttttttatgacctattagggggggtatttcaaaaaaaatatttcacagGGGGGAAAccaaaatgacctatattacagggggataaaacaccattaacctttttttttctccttgaGACAAGGAGCCAATCCCCATGTAGCTCCTGGGTACCTTCATCAATGGTAATAACACCTCCATTAAAAATGGAACCTTCGCTATTAATGACATTTAATTCTTGACCGTTTgtgttttgtgaaattgaatgGTTAGGGACGGTGACTGGGTCTTGCTGGTCAACAGGCTGGCTGTTTTCTTGATGGTTGGCGGCGGTGTGATGGAGGTTCACAGCGGTTTGATGGTGGTGGGGATTGACTTTGTCATTTTTGGTGGTAGATTGGTTGCAACTTCTTCCCAGATGACCATAACATCCACAATTAGTGCAGATTAGATGGAGGCATTCATATTGTATTTTGTACCAGTGACCATTGACCCATATTTTACCCACTACCGGCACCGTAAGATCAATCTCGACACAGACTCGAGCAAATTTTCCTCTTTCCACTTTTAAAGTATTAGTGTCCACTTTAATTGGACGACCAATTGCTGATGCCATGGCCAACAAGAAACTTTCATCATAATAGACTAAATTTAGGCCAGGAAAACGTACCCAAACAACTGTGCGCTCCACTCTAG from Medicago truncatula cultivar Jemalong A17 chromosome 8, MtrunA17r5.0-ANR, whole genome shotgun sequence includes the following:
- the LOC25501282 gene encoding uncharacterized protein; this translates as MPSPSTFLPLHLLLLFTLFYLHVQATLVIPEEGYTITTILDGHKLHINPFSILQRPISSDLIVLDSTNSTFYTVQLPISQESVFKRFSGNGSPGYEDGDVGLARFDKPRSFAVDFRGNVYVADRVNKVIRKISTNGVTTIAGGSSEKSSIKDGPAQNASFSNDFELTFIPALCALLVSDHMHQLVHQINLKEEDCTLGSKSALGAVMTWTLGLGLSCILGLVIGIVIRPYIIPHEHTSRCHFTATWKHCQTNLVKLVPTLYSGIKSAVASCGCSSVFTVAVRLWELSLSLLVLMFNIDFVSPRRPHLESVSLLDLDAYNSGEISKSSKYFDQLKDLMSFDEHLMDSTKEALNQGKGTGVRIGPKDSNILHQESSVSNLGIVKRR
- the LOC25501284 gene encoding protein DOWN-REGULATED IN DIF1 11; this encodes MAVFFLETDPVLRNADRIEYLSKSDHIYEKCDRVTQPEDSKFLAKCVQKIGSDCGEQIVAKLFTDVGSVNRQCCENLMKMGEKCHMNMAKALIRTPAMRSIDAPDFLRKNKKLFDDCKDME